The Thermothielavioides terrestris NRRL 8126 chromosome 2, complete sequence genome includes a region encoding these proteins:
- a CDS encoding glycosyltransferase family 1 protein (CAZy_ID 269938), whose amino-acid sequence MPEGTLPRRPTGSNAPWRTNAVPIDDGLDGADQGVPPPAYGEHHDQVQISQAGFAADAAVTDNGRVNIHINEKNRRLHELLAPSFKRQRRAEAQQLPSGPLPPPYIPPSLGGQPGQTPPPRLNVVIQIVGSRGDVQPFVALGQVLRDTYGHRVRLATHANFRSFVEENGLEFFNIGGDPAKLMAFMVKNPGLMPGLDSLKSGDIKQRRQEINQILMGCWRSCIEAGDGMGIAPPQHRRDEPLDERFVLPGDPKNRPFVADAIIANPPSFAHIHVAEKLGIPLHIMFTMPWTPTRAFPHPLADIVATNTDAAITNYVSYALVEMMTWQGLGDLINRFRTNVLDLEPLSLLWAPGLLNRLRVPVTYCWSPALTPKPADWAPEITVSGFFFLNLESSYTPERELAAFLAAGPPPVYIGFGSIVVDDPHALTRTVFGAVVKAGVRAIVSQGWGGIGGDPEGIPEGVLMLGNCPHDWLFKRVSAVVHHGGAGTTAAGILAGRPTVVVPFFGDQIFWGSMVARAGVGPAPIPYKRLTAEGLARAIEHALLPETLARARELGDKIKAEKGADVGGKSFHQFLNTDAMRCSLAPSRVAVWRVRRSKVRLSALAAAVLVKQGWLKYSDLKLYRSMEYNTDEQPWDPISAVVSAVVGDLGELTMALADFPREVFKAKARKDGARKPEDVAASTASDVTSEAAGSSSHQHAASHSETASTSSSAAPASAGASVETLLSLQPSTTSSQPPINLSSDPPLPLSTPPALPPRSPASSPPPPPPPPPHTNPEQTATPTKPASLDLALAAGRSVGALAASAFKMQADVCLGLARGFRNAPKLYHDETVRAPEKVTGLASGVRVAGREFGLGLYDGISGLVTQPLRGAGKEGGRGLVKGVGKGIGGFILKNAGAVYALPAYTMLGVRAEVRKLFARSSVNYVITSRVLQGEEDFEAATEGERRDVLGRWLAVAGELKGFYALKQREGENATAAAGETAHGPPITASSASSSSGLALDSDESLERAIQQSVAQTSRGDREEDARVEAAVRASLMEMRRVAEQQQQHQQQQSSHAGQNANSWIVDLKAPLAGGAYGVAGQEPLTDEEWTNISDEEYQALVEEAVRQSLLQQQLEERERMLRRQWAGEGEKADGAGLSGDLPPAGINEVARGDGGEHQDEDEDEQLRRALAESEREHRIRAEDMARQRTEEDIVLEYVKRQSLAEEEYRQAREAAKGNAVSQQRPAGEDDEDEDLRKALEESLRMWNRGAGGRGAHDAGPSR is encoded by the exons ATGCCCGAGGGAACCTTACCCCGGCGGCCGACCGGGAGCAACGCCCCCTGGAGGACAAACGCAGTCCCCAtcgacgacggcctcgacggaGCGGACCAGGGcgtcccgccgcccgcctaCGGCGAGCACCATGACCAGGTCCAGATCTCCCAGGCCGGCTTCGCTGCTGATGCCGCCGTGACAG ATAACGGCCGTGTGAACATCCACATCAACGAAAAGAACCGCCGGCTGCACGAGCTGCTCGCCCCCAGCTTCAAGAGGCAGCGCCGTGCCGAAGCCCAGCAGCTCCCCTCGGGGCCCCTGCCTCCGCCCTACATCCCGCCGAGCCTGGGCGGCCAGCCCGGCCAgacaccgccgccccgcttGAACGTGGTGATCCAGATCGTCGGATCGAGAGGCGACGTTCAGCCGTTCGTGGCGCTCGGCCAGGTGCTGCGCGACACGTACGGCCACCGGGTGCGCCTGGCGACGCATGCGAATTTCCGCTCCTTCGTCGAGGAGAACGGGCTCGAGTTCTTCAACATCGGCGGCGATCCGGCCAAGTTGATGGCCTTCATGGTCAAGAACCCGGGCCTGATGCCCGGCCTGGATAGCCTCAAGAGCGGCGACATcaagcagcgccgccaggaGATCAACCAGATCCTCATGGGCTGCTGGCGGTCGTgcatcgaggccggcgacgggaTGGGCATCGCCCCGCCGCAGCACCGCCGAGACGAGCCGCTCGACGAGCGCTTCGTGCTGCCCGGAGATCCGAAGAACCGCCCCTTCGTGGCTGACGCCATCATTGCGAACCCCCCAAGCTTTGCGCACATTCATGTTGCCGAGAAGCTGGGCATCCCCCTGCACATAATGTTCAC GATGCCCTGGACGCCAACCAGAGCCTTTCCTCACCCGCTGGCGGATATCGTCGCGACGAACACGGACGCCGCCATCACGAACTACGTCTCCTACGCCCTCGTTGAAATGATGACGTGGCAGGGGCTGGGCGACCTGATCAACCGCTTCCGGACCAACGTGCTCGATCTGGAACCGCTCTCGCTGCTCTGGGCACCGGGGCTCCTCAACCGGCTGCGTGTGCCCGTCACGTACTGCTGGTCGCCCGCCCTGACCCCGAAGCCGGCCGACTGGGCGCCCGAGATCACCGTGTccggcttcttcttcctcaACCTCGAGTCCAGCTACACGCCGGAGCGGGAgctcgccgccttcctcgccgccggcccgccgccggtctACATCGGGTTCGGGTCCATCGTGGTCGACGACCCGCACGCGCTCACCCGGACCGTCTTTGGCGCCGTCGTCAAGGCCGGCGTGCGGGCCATCGTGTCCCAGGGCTggggcggcatcggcggcgaccCGGAAGGCATTCCCGAGGGCGTGCTCATGCTCGGCAACTGCCCGCACGACTGGCTCTTCAAGCGCGTGTCCGCTGTTGTccaccacggcggcgccggcaccaccgccgcgggcatcctggccggGCGCCCGACCGTCGTGGTGCCCTTCTTCGGCGACCAGATCTTCTGGGGCTCGATGGTGGCCCGGGCGGGCGTCGGCCCCGCGCCGATCCCCTACAAGAGGCTGACCGCCGAGGGCCTGGCCCGGGCGATCGAGCACGCCCTGCTTCCCGAGACgctggcgcgcgcgcgcgagctggGCGACAAGATCAAGGCCGAGAAGGGCGCCGACGTGGGCGGTAAGAGCTTCCACCAGTTCCTGAATACCGACGCCATGAGGTGCTCGCTGGCGCCGAGCCGCGTGGCAGTCTGGAGAGTGAGGCGGTCCAAAGTCCGGCTgagcgcgctggccgccgccgtgctggtcAAGCAGGGCTGGCTGAAGTACTCGGACCTCAAACT GTATCGCTCAATGGAGTACAACACCGACGAGCAGCCCTGGGACCCCATTTCCGCCGTCGTatccgccgtcgtcggcgaccTTGGCGAGCTGACCATGGCGTTGGCCGACTTCCCTCGAGAAGTCTTCAAGGCCAAGGCGAGGAAGGACGGCGCCAGGAAACCCGAAGACGtggccgcctcgacggcgtcaGACGTGACTTCTGAAGCTGCTGGTTCATCCTCTCATCAACACGCGGCTTCCCACTCCGAGACAGCCAGCACCTCATCATCAGCGGCTCCAGCATCCGCCGGCGCTTCCGTTGAGACCTTATTATCTCTACAGCCCTCCACCACCTCATCCCAGCCGCCCATCAACCTCTCCTCGGACCCGCCCCTCCCTCTTTCCACCCCGCCAGCTCTCCCACCCCGCTCACCCGCATcatcaccgccaccgccgccgccgccgccgccccacaCGAACCCGGAGCAAACCGCAACACCAACCAAGCCGGCCTCGCTCGACCTTGccctcgcggccggccgcagcgtcggcgcgctggccgcctcggcatTCAAGATGCAGGCCGACGTCTGCCTGGGCCTGGCGCGCGGCTTCCGCAACGCGCCCAAGCTGTACCACGACGAGACGGTGCGCGCGCCCGAGAAGGTGACGGGGCTGGCCAGCGGCGTGCGcgtggccggccgcgagTTCGGGCTCGGCCTGTACGACGGCATCTCCGGGCTGGTCACGCAGccgctgcgcggcgcgggcaaGGAGGGCGGCAGGGGGCTGGTCAAGGGCGTCGGCAAGGGCATTGGCGGGTTTATCTTGAAGAATGCGGGTGCCGTCTACGCCCTGCCCGCGTATACCATGCTCGGTGTCCGGGCGGAGGTGAGGAAGTTGTTTGCCCGGAGCTCGGTGAATTACGTCATCACCTCGCGGGTGCTGCAGGGGGAGGAGGACTTCGAGGCGGCGACGgagggggagaggagggATGTGCTGGGCAGGTGGCTTGCGGTGGCCGGGGAGCTGAAGGGGTTTTATGCGCTGAAGCAGAGGGAGGGGGAAAacgccacggcggcggcgggagagaCTGCACATGGGCCCCCCATTACGGCCAgttcggcgtcgagcagctctggcctcgcgctcgacaGCGACGAGTCGCTCGAGCGCGCCATCCAGCAGTCCGTCGCACAGACGTCGCGCGGGGACAGGGAGGAGGACGCCAGggtcgaggcggcggtgcgggccAGCCTGATGGAGATGCGCCGGGTcgcggagcagcagcagcagcaccaacaacaacaaagTTCACACGCAGGCCAAAATGCAAACAGCTGGATTGTGGACCTGAAGGCCCCCCTTGCCGGTGGCGCTTATGGGGTGGCCGGGCAGGAGCCGCTGACGGATGAGGAGTGGACGAATATCTCAGACGAAGAGTACCAGgcgctcgtcgaggaggccgtACGGCAGagcctgctgcagcagcagctggaggagcgggaacggatgctgcggcggcagtgggCGGGTGAGGGCGAAAAGGCCGATGGGGCGGGACTGTCTGGGGACTTGCCGCCTGCTGGCATCAACGAGGTGGCTCGGGGAGACGGAGGGGAGCaccaggacgaggacgaggacgagcagcTGCGGCGCGCTCTAGCAGAGTCGGAACGCGAGCATCGCATCCGGGCTGAGGATATGGCGCGGCAGCGGACCGAGGAGGACATCGTGCTCGAGTACGTCAAGCGGCAGAgcctggccgaggaggagtaTCGGCAGGCGAGGGAGGCGGCGAAGGGGAACGCGGTTTCTCAGCAGCGGCCGGCTGGGGAAgacgatgaggacgaggattTGCGGAAGGCGTTAGAGGAGAGTTTACGGATGTGGAATAGGGGTGCTGGGGGGCGCGGTGCACATGATGCTGGGCCGTCGAGGTAG